GCCACGCAAGGGCTATGACACCGTGTTCCAGGCCATGGGCGGGATCATGAGCCTGACCGGCGAGCGGGGCGGCGGTCCGGTCAAGCCGGGCTTGCCGGTGAGCGACCTGACCTCGGGCCTGTGGGCCGCCATCGGCATCCTGTCGGCGCTGGTGGGACGGGCGCGCTCTGGGCAGGGCTGCCATATCGATTTCTCCATGCTGGACGGCCAGGTGGGCCTGCTGTCGCTGGCGGCCGCGCGCTATTTCGCGCTGGGCGAAGTGCCGCCGCGGCTGGGAACCGAACATCCCGGCCGCGTGCCGTCGGCCGCCTTCGAATGCGGCGACGGGCGCTGGGTGCAGATCACGGGCAGCGACCAGCACTGGAAGCCGCTGTGCGAGGCGCTCGAGTTGCCGCAGTGGGCCGACGACCCGGAACTGGCGCGTAACGCCGTGCGCGTGGCGCGCCGCGACGAGGTCATGGCCGGCCTGTCGGCCGCCGCCGCGCGGCTGACGCGCGACGAACTGTGCCGCCGCTGCGATGCGCGCGGCGTGCCGGCCGGCCCGATCCTGGACGTCGAGGAAATCCTGCACAACGAACACGTGCTGGCGCGCGGCATGGTGGCCAGCTACGAGCATCCGTCCATCGGCCGTTTCGGCGCGGTGCCGGTGCCGTTCAAGTTCGACGGCTTTGACGATCCGCGGCTGGAGCGCCCGCCCCTGCTGGGCGAGCACACCGATAGCGTGCTCGCCGGCCGGCTGGGCCTGACGCCGGCGCAGATCGAGGCTTTACGCGGGCAGGGCGCGATCTAGCCGCCGGGGCGAGACGCCCCGCGGCATCCCTCGCACAACATCACACACATAAAACACAATATCCCAGGAGACAAACCATGAAGATTCTGAAGCGCCTGCTGTGCGGCGCGGCGGTGGCGGGCGCGCTGTGCGCGTCGGCCGTCGCCGCCGATCCCTATCCCTCTCAGCCGATCACGCTGGTCAACCCGTACGCGGCCGGCGGTCCCGCCGACGTGCTGGGCCGGGCCCTGGCGCGCGAACTGGAAAAGCAGCTGGGCAAGACCATCATCGTCGAGAACAAGGCCGGCGGCGGCGCGGCCATCGGCGCCAACTTCGTGGCGCGCGCCAAGCCGGACGGCTACACGCTGCTGCTGGGCACGTCGGCCGCCCACGTGGTGACGCCGCTGATGCAGCAGACGCCGTACGACGGCATCAAGGACTTCGCCTTCGTCTCGATCGTCGCCAACCAGCCCAACATGCTGGTGGTGCGGCCCACGCTCAAGGCCGACAACGTCGAGCAATTGATCGCGATGGCGCGCAAGGAGCCGGGCCGCATCAACTACGCCTCGGCCGGGCCGGGCAGCTCGCCGCACCTGGGCGCCGAACTGTTCCGCGAACGCGCCGGCGTGGACATCGTCCACATCCCCTACAGCGGCGCGGCGCCCGCCATCAATGACCTGGTCGGCGGGCAGGTGGACATGGCGGTGCTGAACCTGGCCGCCAGCCTGCAGTTCATCCGCAGCGGCCGGCTCAAGGCGCTGGCCTACGCCAACGACCATCGCTCGCCGTTGCTGCCCGACGTGCCGACGCTGGCCGAATCCGGCGTGAAGGGCGCGGAGTCGGCCTCCTGGTACAGCCTGGCCGCGCCCAAGGGCACGCCGCCGGAAATCCTGCAGCGCCTGAACGACGCGGTCGCCAAGGTCAACGCCAATCCCGAATACAGCAAGCTGATGCAGGCGCAGGGCGTGGACCTGTGGAACATGACGCCGCAGGAAGCCACGGCCTTCGTGGAGAAGGACCAGGCCGCCATGCGCAAGCTGGTGCAGGCGGCGGGGTTGATGAAGAAATAGGACGGTTCCGGTGGCTGGAATGACGGTTTGCCGCCCTGATCGGATCCTGATGAGCGCGAAAATCTCCCGGTGGCCTCGGCTACCGGGGTTGTTTTAACGCTTTCAAGGTAGTAACGTTACTACGTTATTTGCAAGGATCAGGGGATGCGCCATGTCTATCACCACACTGTCCAGCCGGGAACTCAATCAGGACGTGACCCGCGCCAAGAAGGCGGCCTTGCATGGCCCGGTGTTCATCACGGACCGGGGCAAGCCATCCCATGTCCTGCTCGGCATCGAAGAATACTGGCGCCTGGTCGGCCAAAAGCGGAATCTCGTCAGCGCATTGTCGATGCCGGGCCTCGCCGACATCGAACTCGATGCCCCCCGTTCACGCGAGCTGCCCCGTCCCGCGGACGTCGAGTGATGTTCCTGCTGGATACCAATGTGCTCTCCGAGCTGCGCAAGGCGGGCGAAGGCAAGGCGGACAAAAACGTGATCGCCTGGCTCTCGAACGAGGATGCGGTGAATTTTTACGTTTCGGCGATCACGCTCATGGAGATCGAGATTGGCATCCTGCGCATGGAGCGGCGGGATGCCAGCCAGGGAACCCGCCTGCGGGCCTGGATGCGCGATCGCGTCTTGCCGGAGTTCTCCAACCGGACGCTGCCACTCGATACCGCGGTGTCTTTGCGGTGCGCCAGATTGCATGTGCCGAATCTGCGGCCAGAGCGGGACGCCTTCATTGCGGCGACAGCGCTGGTGCATGGGATGACGCTCGTTACGCGAAAC
The window above is part of the Achromobacter deleyi genome. Proteins encoded here:
- a CDS encoding CaiB/BaiF CoA transferase family protein; amino-acid sequence: MRPLEGVTILDLSRVLACPFASMILAELGAEVIKVEQPGGGDETRGFEPKVQGEGGTESAYYLAFNRSKQSVTVNFRHPEGQALIRRLAQTCDVVVENFPVGTLAKYGLDRERIAPDNPGLIYFSCTGFGMTGPYAPRKGYDTVFQAMGGIMSLTGERGGGPVKPGLPVSDLTSGLWAAIGILSALVGRARSGQGCHIDFSMLDGQVGLLSLAAARYFALGEVPPRLGTEHPGRVPSAAFECGDGRWVQITGSDQHWKPLCEALELPQWADDPELARNAVRVARRDEVMAGLSAAAARLTRDELCRRCDARGVPAGPILDVEEILHNEHVLARGMVASYEHPSIGRFGAVPVPFKFDGFDDPRLERPPLLGEHTDSVLAGRLGLTPAQIEALRGQGAI
- a CDS encoding Bug family tripartite tricarboxylate transporter substrate binding protein, which translates into the protein MKILKRLLCGAAVAGALCASAVAADPYPSQPITLVNPYAAGGPADVLGRALARELEKQLGKTIIVENKAGGGAAIGANFVARAKPDGYTLLLGTSAAHVVTPLMQQTPYDGIKDFAFVSIVANQPNMLVVRPTLKADNVEQLIAMARKEPGRINYASAGPGSSPHLGAELFRERAGVDIVHIPYSGAAPAINDLVGGQVDMAVLNLAASLQFIRSGRLKALAYANDHRSPLLPDVPTLAESGVKGAESASWYSLAAPKGTPPEILQRLNDAVAKVNANPEYSKLMQAQGVDLWNMTPQEATAFVEKDQAAMRKLVQAAGLMKK
- a CDS encoding type II toxin-antitoxin system prevent-host-death family antitoxin, producing the protein MSITTLSSRELNQDVTRAKKAALHGPVFITDRGKPSHVLLGIEEYWRLVGQKRNLVSALSMPGLADIELDAPRSRELPRPADVE
- a CDS encoding type II toxin-antitoxin system VapC family toxin yields the protein MMFLLDTNVLSELRKAGEGKADKNVIAWLSNEDAVNFYVSAITLMEIEIGILRMERRDASQGTRLRAWMRDRVLPEFSNRTLPLDTAVSLRCARLHVPNLRPERDAFIAATALVHGMTLVTRNVSDFSACGVTLVNPWDAQA